In Candidatus Hydrogenedentota bacterium, a genomic segment contains:
- a CDS encoding DUF1501 domain-containing protein, with amino-acid sequence WGDHCQAAYSMLSAGRIRDALDIHQETAETRDRYGMTLFGQSCLAARRLVEAGGKFVSVFWDPFGPFGGSCWDTHANHYPRLREYLLPVFDQAYATLILDLEQRGLLDETLVLVLSEHGRTPKIDGKPRGAARHHWSRAYSAVMAGGGVAKGRVVGRTDESGGDVASNPFSPKDVLATSLHLLGIDHEKLTVLHNGTNRRLTDVHGHVVHDILA; translated from the coding sequence CCTGGGGCGACCACTGTCAGGCGGCCTATTCGATGCTGTCCGCAGGCCGCATCCGCGACGCGCTCGACATCCACCAGGAAACGGCCGAAACACGCGACCGTTACGGCATGACGCTGTTCGGTCAGTCGTGCCTTGCCGCACGGCGGCTGGTGGAAGCGGGCGGAAAATTCGTCTCGGTCTTCTGGGATCCTTTCGGCCCGTTCGGTGGAAGCTGCTGGGACACACACGCCAACCACTACCCGCGACTGCGCGAATACTTGCTGCCGGTGTTCGATCAGGCGTATGCGACGCTGATACTGGATCTGGAACAGCGCGGCCTGCTCGATGAGACGCTGGTGCTGGTGCTCAGCGAACACGGCCGCACGCCGAAGATCGACGGCAAGCCCCGCGGCGCCGCGCGGCACCACTGGTCTCGGGCGTATTCGGCGGTGATGGCGGGCGGCGGCGTGGCGAAGGGGCGCGTCGTGGGCCGGACGGACGAATCGGGCGGCGACGTCGCCAGCAACCCGTTCTCGCCAAAAGACGTGCTGGCCACGTCGCTGCACCTGCTCGGCATCGACCACGAGAAGCTGACCGTCCTGCACAACGGCACCAACCGCCGCCTCAC